The Meriones unguiculatus strain TT.TT164.6M chromosome 19, Bangor_MerUng_6.1, whole genome shotgun sequence genomic interval ACGTGTACAAAGTGCTGAAGCAGGTGCACCCCGACACGGGTATCTCGTCCAAGGCCATGGGCATCATGAACTCGTTCGTCAACGACATCTTCGAGCGCATCGCGGGCGAGGCGTCGCGCCTGGCGCACTACAACAAGCGCTCGACCATCACGTCGCGGGAGATCCAGACGGCCGTGCGCCTGCTGCTGCCCGGGGAGCTGGCCAAGCACGCCGTGTCCGAGGGCACCAAGGCCGTCACCAAGTACACCAGTTCCAAGTGATGGTGCCCAGTGACCCTGCATTGCAAATTCCAAAGGCTCTTTTCAGAGCCACCCACCCTTTCAGCGCAGAAGGCTGTTGCACACGCGTCCTCGCTTGTCCAGTTTGGGCACAGACGTGGAGATGCTGATCTTAGGTTTCCTGCGAGGCTCCTGCGCCTGCTGGTCCCGGACAGGCGTTTCCGCGTGTCCCACCGGGAAGACTCGCTCCGTTTTCCTCTGGCAAGGACACTGAGCAGCAGGTGAGTCCCCGGCGTCCCGCGTCCTTGCTGGACCAAGTCAGGCAAAACATAGACGAGGTGTCCTAGGTTGGGCAAGTCTGGCCACTGCGCCCATTTCCTTGAAGGGACGGTGTGGGCAGTGAGTCCTGTCCTGAAGGTCCTTCCTCCTACCCCAAGGCCTTTGGGTCTGGAGCATTCCCCCCAGCCTGGCCCTGAGCCTAACGGGTTTTTCTGTCGGTGAAACCCTGGTCCAAGTTTTCAGTACCGCTTGACCACGGAATTCTGTAGATGAATTGGATCCCTGGATTGTGTGTATTTACAGGGCAAGAGTAGATGTGGGCTCGCGAATATTaattcaaccaagaaaaaaagatCACCAAAGTTCCTTTTCACTTGCTGCCTAACAAATTGCAATAATTTCACAGTTTACTTTCACCTAGTTAAACGACTTCTCATTTTTAGAACTGTCTCGGAACCACTAAAGCCACCTGTGTTTCCTCAACGTTGCTGTCAATATCTGCTATTCACCCAATAAGCTTAGTAGGATACGAATTAAATCGTGAACAAGCCTCCTTAACCAATATTTCAAATCGGTAGATCAGAGTGGCTTTAAACTCAGacttacctgagtgctgggattaaggggtGTGCCCCCACCCCCGGTTTAAGTCGTTGCGTCTTCACAGCGTCTTCACAGCGTCTTCATGGAATAACTTGCGCTTGTGCTGGTACTACAGACCGCATGGCAAGTGTTCGATGACAGGTAAGAGATTGTCTCAATCTGCAGagctaagaaataaaaattcGTTTAGCTGCAGACTCCAGTTTCAGCACACAGGCTGTAGCCACTCAGTGTCAGCACAGGCTGTCAAAACACGGGTGTGATGACACAGGATAGTGCACAGTAGTAGcactgtgtgcctgtgtatgtattCGTGAGTGTACACCGGGTCTCAGGGTGACAGAGGACACTGTGGAAAGGACGGATGAAAAGGCCCTCTGCAGCCACCTACTTCCCAGGCATTAGCTTGAGACTCGGGGATCATGAGCTTCCACTGACCCAAATGACTTGTTTGGGAGTTGATAATAAATATCCTTTTTATGTAGGCAGTGATCACGTCTGCTAAAACTGAGACCTTCACTGAGGAGAAAATCCTGTTTTACAAGCTAAGGAAGACCAGCCTGAGGCCAAGGTGGAAGTGTGAGGCGCTGGAAGACGTGATAGGAAAATGGGAAGACAACATCCTCTCTAGGAGACAGGTACCAGAAGACTTCCTCTACAGACTTGCTTACATACTCCCCGAGAAGCCTGTCCACTTGAGTTCTAGCTGGGAAGCACAACTGCCCTCTTCCTGACAGGAATCAAAATTCTAGGCCTTGCCCTGACACTCCAGGCATTCTCTCTTTAAAGAAACCCTTTACCCCACCCCTGCAGACTTCTGCTGCTGAGCCTTTCtatttcccccacccccacccctatcTCCATCTTTCCTATAGCTCCTCCTACCCTGGTGTTTCCACTCTCAAAGGTCAACAAAATCCTAGAGTTTCCTTCTGAGTcaactttaaaattcttttatataTGAGATCAAGAACTGCACGGGGACCGGTCCTCTAGGGACAGAAGAACACTAAACAGTTCTCTCCTCCCCTTGTTGAGATGTCTTATTATGTGTTTATTCACATTTAAAGGCTAAAAGCTTGCAAAAGGTTTCACCTCCTGGGCTGCTGCCCGTGGGTTTAAGTTTCCATCACAGGTGTTTGAGGTTAGATCTGTATATCACAGAAGCAAGagccttaactctaaccttatcCATTATCTTCCTTAGCAATGTTTCCTTCAGCATCCATTTTCACAAACAGTAAGCCACTTCATTAGGATACTTGTATCCGAGAAATGTGTCAGTGATTCAAAAACCTGCAAGAAAGAGTAGCAAagaggctggagatggctcagcccttaaTACTTTTCACAAGGACCCTAGTTCGGTTCCCTGAAGCCATATCCAGTATCTCGAAATCACCTATAACTCCGGGTCCAAGGCATCTAACACCCGCCCCAGATCTAGGGCACCCACATACACGGTATACATTCTtacacagtcatacacacaccaaaagtaaaaataaaatggaagatcCAGTAAGCAAATGAACCAAGTAGACTTTATTAGGATGTTTGTATCTGAGGAAACATAGAATAATTCTAAAACCTAGAAGAAATTCTAAAAGCAAAAAGGCTGATTATTAAGGAACACTCATAATTCTGTAAGGAGATATAACTTGGCCCATTTGGCCCAGCAATAGCCAATACAGTTTTCTATTTCTTCGTAAAACTTTTGAGATTGTAAGTATGCCAATTATAGTATGCATGTATCTGTAATTAAAATCAGAATTTCTGCTCTATCATTTTACATTTGGGATCATGATTTTTTAATATCTAGAAAACATTAGGAGGTAGAAAGAGTTGAAATAATATCTCTATTTTATTTCCAAAAATATTATAACCAAATTCCATTCAAATCTGAAGtggggggtgctggagagatggctcagaggataagagcactgattgctcttcccaaaggtcctgagttcaattcccagcaaccacatggtggctcacaaccatctaaacatgaagtctggttccctcttctggcgtgcaggtgtacatgctaacacacattgcataagtaataaataaatctttaaaaaaaaaaaaaaaacaaatctgaagTGGGGGAGGACCCaaaaatttaaatacagaaaCACATTTGAGACTACAACATagaattcctgagtagtattccttagAATTCACTCAGAATTTGGAAATTTTAGCACAACTCAGATTCTCAAGTCTACTGATCTGAAATCTCAGTGTTTGTCTGAACAGAAGAATATGGCCGTAccattttgaaataatattttcacATGTGTAGGAGCTGGTACGAGAAAAAAGGGGAAAGTCAAGAAAGCCTACAGGCATGACTCCAATCCTCCAAAATCTGGCCCTCGATTCTTCCTGTGCACCTCTATGAATTGAGGCAGAAGGTAGAACTCTTTGACCCTTGGTGACAAAAAAGCAAATGTCTGAGGATTCCAGGCCACGGAGGATAGCCGAAGGAGTGCGAAGGCAAGAGTCACTTTGACTGCTATGCAGCCACAGGCAAGTCAATGGAACTCTTTACTTCATCCGCAGTGTAGGAGCAGAAAACCATCCCGGTGTCAAGAAGCTCTGTAAGTCAAATAAGAAGGAGAAATGAATATTAAAGGAAAAGCACTGAAATGGAGCTACCCAACACAGGATTATGCTCCTCCCAGAAGCCATAGGtacctaaaaataaaaagcccagcACCAGATGGGGCTCCTCCACTTGAGTTGTTGGTGAGAATACAGCTATTGCTATGGTTTCGGCTGCGTGGACAAgggacatggagaaatcaagatgGGAGTGACCAGACATCTTCCTCCCTATTGGTCAGCTTGGGAGCGGGAGGGGGGTCGCCAACTATTAGCTATTAACCCTGTGAGCTACAATAATGACCCATATGGCAGGATATGCCCCTGGATGTAATATGGGGGGGAAAAATTCTGATTGGATAAGGCTGGCTCCACAAAATGAAAATCACCACACGTTTGATACTATAAATCCGGTCAGGAAATTCAGAGTCCCCAGGGGAGAACCTACTGCCGTTCTTCTTTTAAAGTGGACGTAGAATCGAGCTGCCCTCCAAACTGCTAACTTCTGACCAGCAGATGGGTGCAGCCCTCAGGCCTCACCAGAGAAGTCCCTCTATGTGGTCGCGGTTAACAGAGAAACTCAACAAGTTGTCAAAGTGCAAGGACTAGGCCACAGTGGGACAGCTCCACCATACACGCGTagctaaggctcagggatcatctcGGAAGATGAGACCGAAGTCAGGGAGGCGGAGAGGGAACCAGCGAATGGTGGACGCAGTGGGACCACCGCATTCATGAACTTTTGAGTTCTTACAGCTAACTGTCCTCCTCCACCCCAATACCTTCCAATGCCCAACACTGGAACTAGGTAAGGCAAGAAAGAGGGAAATGGAGTCACAGATCTgtttagactacttcctgttgattaggggtGTTTCAGTTCCTTGACAGGATATTCCATTTCTTTGACTCATCTCTTTGTGCGCGACCACTTGACAAACCACAGTAGCTGATTTCTCCGGAGCACCCCCAGCCTCTCTTGAGGCTCCAGCATTTATAATAGTTACCAGAATTTCAAATGTAAAGCATcctcagctggcaaaaatcatgcccctcctagagcaggaggcaaatcatagtcagct includes:
- the LOC110560235 gene encoding histone H2B type 1-C/E/F/G/I, whose amino-acid sequence is MPEPVKSAPAPKKGSKKAVTKAQKKDGKKRKRSRKESYSVYVYKVLKQVHPDTGISSKAMGIMNSFVNDIFERIAGEASRLAHYNKRSTITSREIQTAVRLLLPGELAKHAVSEGTKAVTKYTSSK